One window from the genome of Bacillus tianshenii encodes:
- the cwlD gene encoding N-acetylmuramoyl-L-alanine amidase CwlD: protein MNKIRKRIILLSVGLIGLIALIVSTWPTQNVWKTWNLPLSGQVIVLDAGHGGPDSGAVGSNDLLEKDVALNVTLYLRDYLQEAGALVYLTREEDEDLAAKSTKGYSKRKSEDLKKRVEVVNNSDADLFLSIHLNAIPSSRWHGAQTFYYPHFEESEVLSRFVQDEIKRNLENTNRYAKAINHVYLLKHAKVPGALVEVGFLSNPHERDLLAKEEYQDKLAASIYKGVLRFYTDEKPPEQPPID, encoded by the coding sequence ATGAATAAGATAAGGAAACGAATTATCTTGCTAAGTGTAGGGTTGATTGGCTTAATTGCACTTATTGTAAGTACTTGGCCGACTCAAAACGTTTGGAAGACATGGAACTTACCACTGTCGGGTCAGGTGATTGTTCTTGATGCAGGACATGGCGGTCCGGATAGCGGGGCTGTAGGAAGCAATGATTTGCTTGAAAAGGATGTTGCCCTGAATGTAACACTTTACTTACGGGACTACTTACAGGAAGCAGGTGCTCTTGTCTACTTAACAAGGGAAGAAGATGAAGACTTAGCTGCCAAGTCAACAAAAGGCTATAGCAAAAGAAAAAGTGAGGACTTAAAGAAAAGAGTAGAGGTTGTGAACAATAGTGATGCTGATTTATTTTTATCAATCCATTTGAACGCGATTCCTTCCTCACGATGGCACGGGGCACAGACTTTTTATTACCCACACTTTGAAGAGAGTGAAGTACTGTCTAGGTTTGTACAAGATGAAATAAAACGAAACTTAGAGAATACAAATCGTTATGCGAAAGCGATTAATCATGTTTACTTATTAAAGCATGCGAAAGTACCTGGAGCACTGGTAGAAGTAGGCTTTCTTTCAAATCCTCATGAACGAGATTTACTAGCAAAGGAAGAGTACCAAGATAAGTTAGCTGCATCCATCTATAAAGGTGTCCTTCGATTCTATACAGATGAAAAACCACCTGAACAGCCGCCTATTGATTAA
- a CDS encoding Mrp/NBP35 family ATP-binding protein yields MLTVEQVHELLGQLEDPFLHKSFSETNAVEEVKIKEEKAHVSVKVALAKTGTGEQMQLQQQIVQILKEAGAETVGLRFTELSEEEIAKHQPEGTEEEQPNILNSKDTTFIAVASGKGGVGKSTVSVNLAVSLARLGKKVGIVDADIYGFSVPDMMGITERPKVRGERIIPVDRYGVKVISMGFFVEDNSPVIWRGPMLGKMLNNFFAEVEWGDLDYLFLDLPPGTGDVALDVHTMLPASKEIIVTTPHATAAFVAARAGAMALRTEHELLGVVENMSYFQSKATGEKEYVFGKGGGEKLSEELRTELLGQLPLGQPDWDEDDFAPSIYGEDHEIGKVYTKIAERIIELT; encoded by the coding sequence ATGCTAACAGTCGAACAAGTACATGAATTACTTGGACAACTTGAAGACCCATTTTTACATAAATCTTTTTCGGAAACAAATGCGGTAGAAGAAGTGAAGATTAAAGAAGAGAAGGCACATGTAAGCGTTAAGGTCGCTCTTGCGAAGACAGGAACTGGCGAACAAATGCAGCTACAACAACAAATCGTGCAAATCTTGAAAGAAGCGGGTGCTGAGACAGTAGGCTTACGTTTCACAGAGCTTTCGGAAGAAGAAATTGCAAAGCATCAGCCAGAGGGTACAGAGGAAGAGCAACCAAACATTCTTAACTCAAAAGATACAACCTTTATTGCTGTAGCAAGCGGAAAAGGCGGGGTTGGGAAATCTACAGTTTCCGTAAACCTTGCTGTATCCCTAGCACGATTAGGCAAAAAAGTAGGAATTGTTGATGCAGATATTTATGGCTTCAGTGTACCAGATATGATGGGGATTACGGAGCGTCCGAAAGTGAGAGGCGAACGGATCATCCCGGTTGATCGATATGGCGTGAAAGTCATTTCGATGGGCTTCTTCGTGGAAGATAATTCTCCAGTAATTTGGCGTGGGCCGATGCTTGGCAAGATGTTAAATAACTTCTTTGCTGAAGTAGAGTGGGGAGATCTAGATTATCTATTCCTTGACTTACCGCCTGGAACAGGAGATGTAGCGCTTGACGTTCATACGATGCTTCCAGCAAGTAAGGAAATTATTGTGACAACACCACATGCTACAGCAGCATTTGTAGCGGCTCGTGCTGGGGCAATGGCATTGCGTACAGAGCATGAACTTCTTGGTGTTGTAGAAAACATGTCTTATTTCCAAAGCAAAGCAACTGGTGAAAAGGAATATGTCTTCGGTAAAGGCGGAGGAGAAAAGCTTTCAGAAGAACTTCGTACAGAGCTGCTTGGACAGCTGCCGCTTGGACAACCAGATTGGGATGAAGATGATTTTGCCCCTTCGATTTATGGAGAAGACCATGAAATCGGTAAGGTATATACGAAAATCGCAGAACGTATTATTGAATTAACGTAA
- the gerD gene encoding spore germination lipoprotein GerD, producing MKLIAPLLALFIILLSGCSGNEAQGSSQPDYDATKKMVVDILKTDEGKKAMQEIMKDDKMKETFVMEDKVVQDAIKKELTSKEAKEFWNKQFKDPKFSEAFAKSIQEEHEKLIKKLMKDPEYQKMMMDIYKSPEMQKQFTDLMSTPEYREEVKKLMTETMESPLFKAKMQELLMKGAEDMKKEEEEKKPSKDEGEGKDKEQEEGSDESSDEDSSS from the coding sequence ATGAAATTAATCGCACCGCTCCTTGCACTCTTTATCATCCTTCTTTCCGGCTGTTCAGGAAATGAAGCGCAAGGGAGCAGCCAGCCTGATTACGACGCTACAAAGAAGATGGTAGTGGATATACTTAAAACAGACGAAGGTAAGAAAGCAATGCAAGAAATTATGAAAGATGACAAAATGAAAGAAACCTTCGTAATGGAAGATAAAGTCGTCCAAGATGCCATTAAGAAAGAACTCACATCTAAGGAAGCAAAAGAGTTCTGGAATAAACAATTCAAAGACCCTAAATTTAGCGAAGCTTTTGCTAAAAGCATACAAGAAGAACACGAAAAACTAATAAAAAAATTAATGAAAGACCCCGAATATCAAAAAATGATGATGGATATATACAAATCACCAGAAATGCAAAAGCAATTTACTGACTTAATGTCGACACCTGAATACCGTGAAGAGGTCAAAAAATTAATGACCGAAACGATGGAAAGTCCTCTTTTCAAAGCAAAAATGCAAGAACTGCTTATGAAGGGTGCAGAAGATATGAAGAAAGAAGAAGAAGAAAAGAAGCCTTCTAAGGATGAAGGCGAAGGGAAAGATAAAGAACAAGAAGAAGGCTCTGATGAAAGCTCAGACGAAGATTCCTCCTCATAA
- a CDS encoding KinB-signaling pathway activation protein: MKSRNLVRLFISTLLIGGISTVIVGFMVKWQEYAALFSALHIGEILGAAFWFLGVGFIFSLISQMGFFAYLTVHRFGLGIFRSASLWNAIQLVLIAFVFFDLIYFRYQTFGQPSQSLMPYIVPPVLMLIFALLVAYKKMKETNRGAFIPAVFFIFVISTIEWFPALRVNEADWLWLMIYPLLICNAWQLLLLHRLTEQSSN, translated from the coding sequence TTGAAAAGTCGTAATTTGGTGCGCTTATTCATATCAACCCTCCTAATCGGCGGTATTAGTACGGTTATCGTGGGTTTTATGGTTAAGTGGCAAGAATATGCGGCGCTTTTTAGCGCTTTACATATTGGGGAAATTTTAGGGGCTGCTTTTTGGTTTTTGGGAGTAGGCTTCATCTTTAGTTTAATCAGTCAAATGGGCTTCTTTGCATATTTGACAGTTCATCGTTTTGGATTAGGTATCTTTCGTTCAGCATCGTTATGGAATGCTATTCAACTTGTACTGATTGCATTTGTATTCTTTGATTTAATTTATTTCCGTTATCAAACGTTCGGACAGCCTAGTCAATCACTCATGCCTTATATTGTGCCACCTGTTCTGATGTTAATCTTTGCACTCTTAGTTGCATACAAAAAAATGAAGGAAACAAACCGGGGCGCATTCATTCCGGCAGTCTTCTTCATTTTCGTTATTTCAACAATCGAATGGTTCCCAGCACTGCGTGTTAATGAAGCAGACTGGTTATGGTTGATGATCTATCCATTATTAATCTGTAATGCGTGGCAGCTTCTGCTTCTTCATCGGTTAACAGAGCAGAGTTCCAATTAA
- the pdaB gene encoding polysaccharide deacetylase family sporulation protein PdaB: MKFYVLNGRKIKRSLILLLTALFTATFLYMNNLHLAVFSSGEEPQVFYRGEEKSKHVALTFNLNWGDEKALPILDILKAAEIDNATFFLSASWAERHPDIVKRIKEDGHEIGTLGYTYQNYTDYDVAKIKRDLSKAKEVFEKMEVRDIELMRTPTGGFNKEILKAVDSYDYTLVHWSIDSKDETNPGVKEIVNKTLIELKGGDVILLHASDSAKQTAKALPLIIKGMKKSGYSNIPISELIANTEASSKEVK; this comes from the coding sequence ATGAAATTTTATGTATTAAACGGAAGAAAAATAAAGCGCTCATTGATCCTGCTTTTAACAGCGTTATTTACCGCCACTTTCTTATATATGAATAACCTTCACCTTGCTGTTTTCTCATCTGGCGAAGAACCTCAAGTTTTCTATAGAGGAGAAGAGAAAAGCAAGCATGTAGCTTTAACGTTTAATTTGAACTGGGGAGATGAGAAGGCCCTACCTATTCTGGATATCCTTAAGGCTGCTGAAATTGATAATGCCACATTCTTTCTTTCAGCTTCTTGGGCAGAAAGACACCCTGACATAGTGAAGCGTATTAAAGAAGACGGCCATGAGATCGGCACACTCGGTTACACCTATCAGAACTACACAGATTACGATGTCGCGAAAATTAAAAGGGATTTATCTAAAGCGAAAGAAGTGTTTGAAAAAATGGAGGTTCGAGATATTGAGCTGATGCGCACGCCTACGGGAGGTTTCAATAAGGAGATATTAAAGGCAGTGGATTCATATGATTATACACTTGTCCATTGGAGTATCGATTCGAAAGATGAGACCAATCCAGGGGTAAAAGAAATTGTAAATAAAACACTTATCGAATTAAAAGGCGGCGATGTTATCCTTCTTCACGCTTCCGACTCTGCCAAACAAACAGCAAAAGCCCTTCCTCTTATTATAAAAGGAATGAAGAAAAGTGGCTACTCAAACATTCCGATAAGCGAATTAATCGCTAATACGGAAGCTTCAAGTAAAGAAGTAAAATAA